The uncultured Methanolobus sp. sequence ATGTTTTTATACGACTTATACCACACCTACCATTTGTAGCTATAATACTACATTCAGGAGTTGAAAAATAATGTCAACCATCAATACCGGAATAACAGTAGACACAACCTTGTTCAAACGCATGGAAACAGAACGGGGAGACGTACCGAGAAGCAAATTCATACACCGGGCTTTGGAATTTTACATGTCAGAACAGCCGAGCCGGAAGTGAAAACAAGCTGCCCTAATAATGGAGTGGCCGGAATCGGCAATGGTATCAACAACGAATTAGATTCGCGAAATAAAAACATTTTGACGACTTTATAAAAAACACTTAAAAAAAGAGTGCGCCGCCATTGTTCACCACAACAATGGCATTCGAGCGCCGCCATAGAAGTTGTATAACATGAATAATAACAGCACAGAATATAAGCATTTCGGCATCGAAAACAAGACACCTGTCAGCCCTGACGGCGGAACACTGTGGCAATCCCGTCTGAAGCAACAACGTGACGAACAGCAGCAAGAACCGGAAATGGATTTTGCCAGATTCGGCCATATATTGAAATCCGCTGAACCGGTGGTCATCGAAGCAGGTGACATTGTGTGGAAATTTGTTGAAAAATTGAATGCAGTCGCCACTTATATGATTGAATTATCAGCCTCGAAAGACGGTGATATCTTAGGGCTGCGTGAGTTTGAATACGATGATTTGTCCACCCCAAAGAAGAAATGGCAATCCCGTGATGAATTTCTCTATGAAATCGTTCACAATAGCATTCACAGCCTGAAGAAAGCCGACCTTGACAAGCTTTTCGCTGAAGTCAGCATAAAATTCCTCGCCGGAAATGATGGCAAGAATTATGAGACATACAAGGCATTGGACTACATTCGAGCGCAGGAAGGAAAGCACAGGCGGTCAATCTACATCAACACTGACAAACAGGGAAGAGTGCATTCAATCCGTGTGGCAAGTCTGTCACAGAAAATCATGCACGACATCACTTTTTTGACATTGGACGACACACATGAGGTCTTGTATTGGGACAATGGTGTGTACCGGTTCGGCGGCGAAAACATCATCCGACAGCTTGTTCAGCGTGAATTATGGAATGATTCCAGTGACAAATTCAAGAATGAAATTGTATCCTTCATTCAGGATGAAACACTGTGCGATAGGAGGCTGCTGAATCAATCCAGCCACCTAATCAACTTCAAGAACTGCTTGTACGATGTTGACACCGGTGCTGAATATCCACATACCCCGGACTACAAAACGACAATCCAAATCAATACAGTCTATGACCCGAATGCGAAATGTCCAAAAATTGAAAAATTCCTTGAGGAAATCCTTCCAGACGAGAACGACAGAAACGGGACGCTTGAGTTCATTTCGTACTTGTTAATCATTGAAAACAAGATGCGTAAGGCATACATGGGCGTTGGTGACGGAAAAAATGGAAAGTCCGTACTGTTCCACCTTGTCCGGGAACTTCTGAAGGGAATGTATTCCACCACATCTCTTCAGTTGATGGAGAAAGACAAATTTGCACTCGCTGGACTGTATGGCGTGCTAGCGAACATATACAGTGATTTGCCTTCTGAATCAATGGAAAAGAACGAGGTATTCAAGGGTTGCACCGGTCAGGATGAACTCAGAGGCGAAAAGAAATTCAAAGATGAGTTCTGGTTCACACCTTTTGCCCGTCTGATGTTCAGTGCGAATAAGATACCTTGGGCTCACTTCGACGGCAACGATGCATATTTCGATAGGTGGCTGCTTGTGGAGTTCAAACAGCGTTTTGAAGGCAGCAGTGACAATAAGAACCTACGTGAAGAACTCACCACACCCGAAGAACTCAGCGGTTTTGCGAATCTTCTTATCAAGCACCTGAAAAATCTGCTTGCTCGTGGCGAATATTGCAATGAAACCGACTTGAAGGATACAAAGGAAAAATACATGCTCAAGGCTGACCCTGTCCGTGCATTCCTTCTCTCATGCACCGAGGAACCCGAAGAAGAAGGAACACACCTATGCGGACAGAAAGAATTGTTCAATGCTTTCAAACAATTTTGCGAAGAACATGACATCGCAAATATCTACACACAGAAAACTTTCAAAAATAAATTACAAAAGTCACATGGTTTCGCTGAATCTCAATCATGGGGCAATGAATACAACGGTGCAAAAGTATGGCAAG is a genomic window containing:
- a CDS encoding phage/plasmid primase, P4 family; protein product: MNNNSTEYKHFGIENKTPVSPDGGTLWQSRLKQQRDEQQQEPEMDFARFGHILKSAEPVVIEAGDIVWKFVEKLNAVATYMIELSASKDGDILGLREFEYDDLSTPKKKWQSRDEFLYEIVHNSIHSLKKADLDKLFAEVSIKFLAGNDGKNYETYKALDYIRAQEGKHRRSIYINTDKQGRVHSIRVASLSQKIMHDITFLTLDDTHEVLYWDNGVYRFGGENIIRQLVQRELWNDSSDKFKNEIVSFIQDETLCDRRLLNQSSHLINFKNCLYDVDTGAEYPHTPDYKTTIQINTVYDPNAKCPKIEKFLEEILPDENDRNGTLEFISYLLIIENKMRKAYMGVGDGKNGKSVLFHLVRELLKGMYSTTSLQLMEKDKFALAGLYGVLANIYSDLPSESMEKNEVFKGCTGQDELRGEKKFKDEFWFTPFARLMFSANKIPWAHFDGNDAYFDRWLLVEFKQRFEGSSDNKNLREELTTPEELSGFANLLIKHLKNLLARGEYCNETDLKDTKEKYMLKADPVRAFLLSCTEEPEEEGTHLCGQKELFNAFKQFCEEHDIANIYTQKTFKNKLQKSHGFAESQSWGNEYNGAKVWQDVRLKDEYRDVREVKPSAVTQNPFAALGDIRTLQSN